In the genome of Chryseobacterium oryzae, one region contains:
- a CDS encoding TolC family protein, which translates to MKIYNNKKFIAAVALSLVLASCKAPMATVIKDEVKENVPQNFNQEDQADANNNSGTTPWRQFFTDPNLVALIETSLKNNQELLITLQEIEIAKSGVLAKKGRLTPTVTAGGGAGVRKAGRYTSEGAGDATTEIESGKAMPDPLGNFEGGLMANWEVDIWKKLRTEKESAVAHYLSTVEGKNFVLSNLIEEVANSYYELLALDNQLDIIQQYTKLQQKALEISKIQKEAAAATELAVKKFEAELAKSKATEYTIRQQIIEKENEINALCGRFPQPIVRSKGDFMSMIPQTVYTGIPSQLLANRPDIKQAELELKSAKLDVEAARKEFYPSLEISATLGLEAFKPSYLVKLPESMAASLAGELAGPLINKSAIKANFQSADAKQIQALYEYDKTILNAYLDVANLMSKVKNIDHYYQLKSEETQALEKSIDIANQLFKNSRADYLEVLLNQRDALDAKMELVEAKQKQLSTVVDIYKSLGGGWK; encoded by the coding sequence ATGAAGATTTATAATAATAAAAAATTTATAGCTGCTGTTGCCTTATCGCTTGTTTTAGCAAGTTGTAAGGCGCCAATGGCGACTGTAATAAAAGACGAGGTCAAAGAAAATGTTCCTCAGAATTTCAATCAGGAAGATCAGGCGGATGCTAATAATAACAGCGGAACTACTCCTTGGAGACAGTTTTTTACAGATCCTAACTTAGTTGCTTTAATAGAAACTTCTCTGAAGAATAATCAGGAATTACTGATTACTTTACAGGAAATTGAAATTGCAAAAAGCGGTGTTTTAGCTAAAAAAGGAAGATTAACTCCTACAGTAACTGCAGGAGGAGGAGCCGGAGTAAGAAAAGCAGGGCGATATACAAGCGAAGGAGCCGGAGATGCCACTACAGAAATAGAATCAGGAAAAGCAATGCCGGATCCACTCGGAAATTTCGAGGGAGGTTTAATGGCAAACTGGGAAGTAGATATCTGGAAAAAATTAAGAACTGAAAAAGAATCTGCTGTTGCTCATTACCTTTCTACTGTAGAAGGTAAAAACTTCGTTCTTTCTAATTTAATAGAAGAGGTTGCCAATAGTTATTACGAATTGCTTGCTTTAGATAATCAGTTGGATATTATTCAGCAGTATACAAAGCTTCAGCAGAAAGCGTTAGAAATCTCTAAAATTCAGAAAGAAGCGGCTGCAGCAACCGAATTGGCTGTAAAAAAATTCGAAGCAGAACTGGCAAAGTCTAAGGCAACCGAATATACTATTCGCCAACAAATCATCGAAAAGGAAAATGAAATTAATGCACTTTGCGGACGTTTCCCACAACCGATTGTAAGATCTAAAGGAGACTTTATGTCGATGATTCCTCAGACGGTTTACACAGGTATTCCATCTCAATTATTGGCAAACCGTCCGGACATTAAACAGGCTGAACTAGAATTGAAGTCTGCAAAACTCGATGTAGAAGCTGCAAGAAAAGAATTTTATCCAAGTTTAGAAATTTCGGCAACTTTAGGTTTAGAAGCTTTCAAACCTTCTTATCTTGTAAAGTTACCAGAATCTATGGCGGCAAGTTTGGCGGGAGAATTGGCAGGTCCATTAATTAATAAAAGTGCTATTAAAGCCAATTTTCAGTCTGCAGACGCAAAGCAAATTCAGGCTTTATATGAATATGATAAAACGATCCTGAATGCATATTTAGATGTTGCTAATTTAATGTCTAAAGTAAAAAACATCGATCATTATTATCAGCTGAAGTCTGAAGAAACTCAGGCTTTAGAAAAATCTATAGATATTGCAAATCAGTTATTCAAAAATTCAAGAGCAGATTATCTGGAAGTTCTTCTGAATCAGAGAGATGCTTTAGATGCAAAAATGGAACTGGTGGAAGCAAAACAAAAACAGCTGAGTACTGTTGTAGATATTTACAAGAGTCTTGGAGGTGGCTGGAAGTAG